In Comamonadaceae bacterium OS-1, a single window of DNA contains:
- the rsmB_2 gene encoding ribosomal RNA small subunit methyltransferase B, whose translation MVSRFFRDNRSLGPRERATLAETVYTVLRKKLLFDHLAPSGSGSKQRRLAILGFHGPRDFLYGALTDQEKTWLENCDKVKTEDLLDRHRHNLPEWLVQPLKEQLKDEFWPLVESLVHGAGLDLRVNALNAKRDDVQKELAKVGIKSVATPYSPYGLRLADKPALTKLDAFTRGAIEVQDEGSQLLALLLDAKRGEMVVDFCAGAGGKTLAIGAGMRSTGRLYAFDTSGHRLDALKPRLARSGLSNVHPAAIAHERDDRIKRLTGKIDRVLVDAPCSGLGTLRRNPDMKWRQTPKAVEELVVKQTAILQSAARLLKPGGRLVYATCSILPAENEEIALAFSAANPDFTPLETADILTHLKVENAASLCSGPVSGGEFLRLWPHRHGTDGFFAAVWQKK comes from the coding sequence GTGGTTTCGCGGTTTTTCCGCGACAACCGGTCGCTGGGCCCACGCGAGCGCGCCACCCTGGCCGAAACCGTCTACACGGTTTTGCGCAAAAAACTGCTGTTTGACCACCTGGCCCCATCGGGCAGCGGCTCCAAGCAGCGCCGCCTGGCCATTCTGGGCTTCCACGGCCCGCGTGACTTTCTGTACGGCGCACTGACCGACCAGGAAAAAACCTGGCTGGAGAACTGCGACAAGGTCAAGACCGAAGACCTGCTGGACCGCCATCGCCACAACCTGCCCGAGTGGCTGGTGCAGCCGCTGAAAGAGCAGCTCAAGGACGAATTCTGGCCGCTGGTGGAAAGCCTGGTCCACGGCGCAGGCCTGGATTTGCGCGTCAACGCCCTGAACGCCAAGCGTGACGACGTGCAAAAAGAGCTGGCCAAGGTCGGCATCAAGTCGGTGGCCACCCCGTATTCGCCCTACGGCCTGCGCCTGGCCGACAAGCCTGCGCTGACCAAGCTCGACGCCTTCACCCGCGGCGCCATCGAGGTGCAAGACGAAGGTTCGCAACTGCTGGCCCTGCTGCTGGATGCCAAGCGCGGCGAAATGGTGGTGGACTTCTGCGCCGGTGCCGGTGGCAAGACCCTGGCCATCGGTGCGGGCATGCGCAGCACGGGCCGCCTGTATGCCTTTGACACCTCGGGCCACCGGCTGGATGCGCTCAAGCCCCGGCTGGCACGCAGTGGCTTGTCCAACGTGCACCCCGCCGCCATCGCCCACGAGCGCGACGACCGCATCAAGCGCCTGACCGGCAAGATCGACCGCGTGCTGGTCGATGCCCCGTGCTCCGGCCTGGGCACCCTGCGCCGCAACCCCGACATGAAATGGCGGCAAACCCCCAAGGCGGTGGAAGAGCTGGTGGTCAAGCAAACCGCGATTTTGCAAAGCGCCGCGCGCCTGCTGAAACCCGGTGGCCGCCTGGTGTACGCCACCTGCAGCATCCTGCCCGCAGAGAACGAAGAGATCGCGCTGGCGTTCTCGGCAGCGAATCCCGACTTCACCCCCCTTGAAACCGCCGACATACTGACCCATCTGAAGGTGGAAAACGCGGCCAGCCTGTGCAGCGGCCCGGTCAGTGGCGGCGAATTTTTGCGCCTGTGGCCGCACCGGCATGGCACGGACGGCTTCTTTGCGGCGGTCTGGCAGAAGAAATAA
- the envZ gene encoding osmolarity sensor protein EnvZ produces the protein MVALTRLLPATLFGRLALLLCAAVLASHVLALTMMFELGPPMDGGAHMVPGGPPHHPPPPPEMAIWAMPRLWLDIGVRLGALVLAAWIAARWLSEPIRRLARAAKALGQDIDHPPLAEDGPLECREASQVFNQMQAQIRQQLRERDRFVAAVSHDLRTPLTRLRLRTEGLADPAQKRAFQNDVVEMDAMITATLDYLRGAAHEEPFVRLDLQSLVHSMADDQLACGHTVRITGSAAPLQAQASALRRCIGNLVDNAIRYGGAAHIQLTDAADGVCIAIMDPGPGLPECELEQVLAPFYRVEASRNRHHGGVGLGLSISHDIARKHRGSLQLRNGDVAGLVATLRLPRPA, from the coding sequence GTGGTCGCACTGACGCGCCTGCTGCCCGCCACCCTGTTTGGCCGCCTGGCCTTGCTGCTGTGCGCGGCAGTGCTGGCCAGCCACGTGCTGGCGCTGACCATGATGTTCGAACTGGGCCCCCCGATGGATGGCGGTGCCCACATGGTGCCGGGCGGCCCACCACACCATCCTCCGCCACCGCCCGAGATGGCCATCTGGGCCATGCCGCGCCTGTGGCTGGACATTGGCGTACGCCTGGGTGCCCTGGTGCTGGCGGCCTGGATCGCGGCCCGCTGGCTGTCCGAACCCATCCGCCGCCTCGCCCGCGCCGCCAAGGCCCTGGGCCAGGATATCGACCACCCGCCGCTGGCCGAAGACGGCCCGCTGGAGTGCCGCGAGGCCAGCCAGGTGTTCAACCAGATGCAGGCGCAAATCCGCCAGCAACTGCGCGAGCGCGACCGCTTTGTGGCCGCGGTGTCGCACGATCTGCGCACCCCGTTGACGCGGCTGCGACTGCGCACCGAAGGCCTGGCCGACCCGGCGCAAAAGCGCGCTTTCCAGAACGATGTGGTCGAGATGGACGCGATGATCACCGCCACGCTGGACTACCTGCGCGGCGCAGCCCATGAAGAGCCCTTTGTGCGGCTGGACCTGCAGTCGCTGGTGCACAGCATGGCCGACGACCAGCTGGCCTGCGGGCACACGGTGCGCATCACCGGCAGCGCCGCCCCGCTGCAGGCCCAGGCCTCGGCCCTGCGGCGCTGCATTGGCAACCTGGTGGACAACGCCATCCGCTACGGTGGCGCGGCGCATATCCAGCTGACGGATGCGGCGGACGGTGTGTGTATCGCGATCATGGATCCCGGCCCCGGCCTGCCGGAATGCGAACTGGAGCAGGTGCTGGCCCCGTTTTACCGGGTCGAGGCCTCGCGCAACCGCCACCACGGCGGGGTGGGCCTGGGCCTGTCCATCAGCCATGACATCGCCCGCAAGCACCGGGGCAGCTTGCAGCTGCGCAATGGTGATGTGGCTGGGCTGGTGGCTACGCTGCGCTTGCCCCGACCAGCGTAA
- the gntR_1 gene encoding HTH-type transcriptional regulator GntR: MTAMPPPSPPAPERKRRAASVTVNDVARLAGISAMTVSRAINTPDRLPPATLAKVRAAIASTGYVPNLLAGGLRSNKSRLVAALVPTLNSPVFNETVQALTAALRLQGYQLMLGQTGYADPLEDELLGAIIGRRPDGIVLTGVVHSADARSRLQASGIPVVETWDLTPEPIDMLVGFSHSAVADAVCRYLHGRGRQRLAVIGGDDERARRRSQAFVATALSLGLPEPLVHVVPAPTTLGSGRSGLQALLARGIHFDAVFCSSDLLALGVLTEAQVLGISIPDRLAVVGFGDLAFAQDLHPALTTVRIDGTRIGTEAARCIVDRVEGRPVPERMVDIGFLIIERASV; encoded by the coding sequence ATGACCGCGATGCCCCCTCCCTCACCGCCCGCCCCCGAACGCAAGCGCCGCGCTGCCAGCGTCACCGTGAACGATGTGGCGCGCCTGGCGGGTATTTCGGCCATGACGGTCTCGCGCGCCATCAACACCCCCGATCGGCTGCCTCCCGCCACCCTCGCCAAAGTGCGCGCCGCCATTGCCAGTACCGGCTACGTGCCCAACCTGCTGGCGGGCGGCTTGAGGTCCAACAAAAGCCGTCTGGTGGCCGCGCTCGTGCCCACCCTGAACAGCCCGGTTTTCAATGAAACCGTGCAAGCTCTCACGGCCGCCCTGCGGCTGCAGGGCTACCAGCTGATGCTGGGGCAAACCGGCTATGCCGACCCGCTGGAAGATGAATTGCTGGGTGCCATTATTGGCCGCCGCCCCGACGGCATCGTGCTGACCGGCGTGGTGCATTCAGCCGACGCACGCAGCCGCCTGCAAGCCTCGGGCATTCCAGTGGTGGAAACCTGGGACCTGACACCGGAACCCATCGACATGCTGGTCGGCTTTTCGCACAGCGCAGTGGCCGATGCGGTGTGCCGCTACCTGCATGGCCGGGGCCGCCAGCGGCTGGCCGTCATTGGCGGCGACGACGAACGCGCCCGGCGCCGCAGCCAGGCCTTTGTGGCCACCGCCCTCAGCTTGGGGCTGCCAGAGCCGCTGGTGCATGTCGTCCCCGCCCCCACCACCCTGGGCAGTGGGCGCAGCGGCCTGCAGGCCTTGCTGGCGCGTGGCATCCACTTCGATGCGGTGTTTTGCAGCTCCGACCTGCTGGCGCTGGGCGTACTGACCGAGGCCCAGGTTCTGGGCATCTCGATCCCCGATCGCCTGGCGGTGGTGGGCTTTGGCGACCTGGCCTTCGCGCAGGACCTGCACCCCGCCCTGACCACGGTACGCATCGACGGCACGCGCATCGGCACGGAAGCCGCGCGCTGCATCGTCGACCGCGTCGAAGGCCGCCCCGTGCCCGAGCGCATGGTGGACATCGGCTTTCTCATCATCGAACGCGCCAGCGTTTAA
- the ompR_1 gene encoding transcriptional regulatory protein OmpR: protein MNPCRQILVVDDDEGITTLLRDYLSGFAFCAHTASDGPSMRQQLATLPIDLVVLDVMLPGMDGLSLARELRQRSAIPIIMLTARTDHFDRVLGLEMGADDYMSKPFEPRELVARIHTVLRRAASVHDRILQEVGSDVVYFDGWALHRHERRLTAPSGLVVPLSNAEFRLLSSFLAAPRRLLSRDQLMEQARGRAMDAFERSIDLLVSRLRQKLSDSTQPSDMPSLIKTVRGSGYMFTAQSVQGQPAWSH, encoded by the coding sequence ATGAACCCCTGTCGGCAAATTCTGGTCGTGGACGACGACGAAGGCATCACCACGCTGCTGCGCGACTATCTGTCGGGCTTCGCGTTTTGCGCCCACACGGCCAGTGACGGCCCCAGCATGCGCCAGCAACTGGCCACTCTGCCCATCGACCTGGTGGTGCTGGACGTGATGCTGCCCGGCATGGACGGCCTCAGCCTGGCGCGCGAGCTGCGCCAGCGCTCGGCCATCCCCATCATCATGCTGACCGCCCGCACCGACCATTTCGACCGGGTGCTGGGCCTGGAGATGGGGGCCGACGACTACATGAGCAAGCCCTTTGAGCCGCGCGAGCTGGTGGCCCGCATCCACACCGTGCTGCGCCGCGCCGCCTCGGTGCACGACCGGATCCTGCAGGAGGTGGGCAGCGACGTGGTGTATTTCGACGGCTGGGCCCTGCACCGCCACGAGCGGCGGCTGACTGCCCCCTCGGGCCTGGTGGTGCCGCTGTCCAACGCCGAATTTCGCCTGTTGTCGAGCTTTCTGGCCGCGCCGCGCCGCCTGCTGAGCCGCGACCAGCTGATGGAGCAGGCCCGCGGCCGCGCCATGGACGCGTTCGAACGCAGCATCGACCTGCTGGTGTCGCGTTTGCGGCAAAAGCTGAGCGACTCCACGCAGCCGAGCGACATGCCGTCGCTGATCAAGACCGTGCGCGGCTCGGGCTATATGTTCACCGCCCAGTCGGTGCAGGGCCAGCCCGCGTGGTCGCACTGA